A genomic segment from Aegilops tauschii subsp. strangulata cultivar AL8/78 chromosome 1, Aet v6.0, whole genome shotgun sequence encodes:
- the LOC141039148 gene encoding uncharacterized protein, translating to MAQGEQPLIRHARRLGAAFQINPAATDRRELASASSFDLAATASSPTHNKPYELLYRSLDAKLVVGIPFKDLETAASILASTELEKVGLQSRASCSIHGLVVLSIRRCANAKSMIGDLAEHEDNDGSSSAMANCARFTRLRGLVSSVCGQWL from the exons ATGGCCCAAGGTGAGCAGCCTTTGATACGCCATGCAAGACGCCTAGGGGCTGCCTTCCAGATAAATCCGGCTGCCACCGACCGGCGTGAGCTCGCTTCAGCCTCCTCCTTCGATCTTGCAGCTACTGCCTCATCGCCAACCCACAACAAG CCTTATGAGCTCCTTTATAGGTCTCTTGATGCGAAGCTTGTGGTTGGCATACCATTCAAG GATTTGGAAACTGCAGCTTCAATTCTTGCGAGCACAGAGTTGGAGAAGGTGGGGCTGCAGAGCAGAGCCAGTTGCAGCATCCATGGCCTTGTTGTGCTTTCCATCAGACGATGCGCCAACGCCAAGTCCATGATTGGCGACCTCGCTGAGCATGAGGACAATGATGGGTCCTCCTCGGCCATGGCCAATTGTGCGAGATTCACCAGGTTGCGGGGCTTGGTCAGCAGTGTGTGTGGCCAGTGGTTGTAG
- the LOC109741986 gene encoding uncharacterized protein: protein MAKFPAVSRSVFRFTNETMRIVMVTVIGVVLGFFIGISFPSVSITKLHFPSSFVSYIEERNSGLTTQALLNHAWNSVRNARENTSEPNTNTTLKIYVPTNPRGAERLAPGIVVPDTDFHLRRLWGDPSEDLPFKPKYLVTFTVGYAQKENINRAVKKFSDNFAILLFHYDGRVTEWDEFEWSKRAIHISVSKQTKWWYAKRFLHPDIVAAYEYIFIWDEDLGVDHFNAEEYIKLVKKNGLDISQPGLEPDRGLTWQMTKRRGDREVHKETEERPGWCADPHLPPCAAFVEIMAPVFSREAWRCVWHMIQNDLVHGWGLDFALRKCVEPAHEKIGVVDSQWIVHQVVPSLGNQGKAEGGKPAWEGVRARCRKEWGMFQTRLADAEKAYYKMMGITPPNSTLV from the exons ATGGCGAAATTCCCAGCTGTCAGTCGCAG CGTGTTTAGATTTACGAATGAAACCATGAGGATCGTTATGGTAACGGTTATCGGAGTGGTCCTTGGCTTCTTCATCGGAATTTCATTCCCGTCGGTGAGCATAACGAAG CTACACTTCCCATCCAGCTTTGTTTCGTACATAGAGGAGAGGAACTCTGGGCTCACGACCCAAGCCTTACTTAATCATGCCTGGAATTCTGTCAGAAATGCAAGGGAGAACACTTCCGAACCAAATACAAACACTACTTTAAAG ATTTATGTCCCGACAAACCCCAGGGGTGCAGAGAGGCTAGCGCCAGGCATTGTTGTGCCAGATACCGACTTCCATCTGCGCAGGTTGTGGGGAGACCCAAGTGAG GACCTGCCATTCAAACCAAAGTACCTTGTGACTTTCACTGTTGGATATGCACAGAAAGAAAATATAAACAGAGCAGTGAAGAAG TTTTCTGACAATTTCGCTATCCTGTTATTCCACTATGATGGTCGTGTGACCGAATGGGACGAATTTGAGTGGTCAAAGCGAGCCATCCATATCAGTGTCAGCAAACAAACTAAATG GTGGTATGCCAAAAGATTCTTGCACCCTGATATTGTGGCAGCTTACGAGTACATATTCATCTGGGATGAAGACCTTGGGGTGGATCATTTCAACGCAGAGGA GTACATCAAACTTGTTAAGAAAAATGGTCTGGATATCTCCCAGCCCGGCTTAGAACCTGACCGAGGACTAACTTGGCAGATGACCAAAAGAAGAGGTGACCGAGAGGTCCACAA GGAGACGGAGGAAAGGCCAGGCTGGTGTGCTGACCCTCATCTTCCACCTTGTGCTGC GTTTGTTGAAATAATGGCTCCAGTCTTCTCAAGGGAGGCATGGCGATGCGTATGGCATATGATTCAG AATGATTTGGTTCATGGATGGGGCCTCGACTTCGCCCTCAGGAAGTGCGTAGAG CCTGCTCATGAGAAGATCGGAGTCGTCGATTCCCAGTGGATCGTTCACCAGGTGGTTCCTTCTCTCGGGAACCAG GGCAAGGCGGAGGGCGGGAAGCCAGCGTGGGAAGGGGTGAGGGCACGGTGCCGGAAGGAGTGGGGCATGTTCCAGACGAGGTTGGCGGATGCCGAGAAGGCCTACTACAAGATGATGGGCATCACCCCTCCAAACTCCACACTTGTCTAG